The DNA segment CACCACGCCCCGAACCGGTCCCGAATTCCGCGGGGATCTGAAAGATCTCACCCGGCGCGCAAAGCGCAAGGCCGCCCAACTGGCTGACCACGCCAGCGAAGCCTGGAACGAGGTGGCGGGCCGCACGGCCCAGGCCGGCAGCGACCTGAAGCAGGGCGCGGCGGACGCGGCCAAGGATCTGAAGGGCTGACCTCTTCGGCGCCTTCCTCTTTCCGAACAGCACGTTCTACCCACCGACACCGGGATCCGGGGCGTCGATGGTTCCTCCATCCACCCCTTGAAAGGTCCCCCATGAACATCTGGAAAACCCTCCCCCTCGCCACGGCCCTTCTCGCGGCCCAGGCGCAATCCCCTTCTGCGATCCCCATGCCGACCCAGGATCCGGCTCACATGGCTCAGGCTCAACCCACGACGGTCCCCCTCTATCGCGTGGTCGTCGTCCAGGGCTCCGCGAAGGCCATCAACTACCGGAATCTGAAGAGCTCCACGGAGATCGATCTGCTGGGCACCGTGCTCGTGTCGAACGCCTCCGGTGAGGCGAAGGTGAAGAGCAAGGACGGGGGCATCCAGATCACGGCCAAGGTCAAGAACCTTCCCCCCGCCTCCAGCTTCGGCGGAGAGTTCCTCACCTATGTGATGTGGGGCATTTCCCCCGAAGGCCGCGCCACCAACCTGGGCGAAGTCCTCCTCAAGCACGGCAAGGGCAAGGTCCAGGTCACGGAGAAGCTGCAGTCCTTCGGCCTCATCGTGACGGCCGAACCCTATTTCGCCGTCAGCCAGCCCAGCGACGTGGTGGTGATGGAAAACGCGATCCGGAAGGATTCCCGCGAACAGTTCGAGTTCATCGACGCCAAGTACGAGCTTCTGAAGCGGGGCCAATACACCCTGAACCTCGAGCCCTTTCCCCCCATGGTGATGGATGAGAAGACGCCGTTCGGGGTCTACCAGGCCCGCAATGCGGTGCGCATCGCGCAGGCGGCGGGCGCGGCCCTCTACGCCTCGGACGCCTTCGGAAAGGCCCAGGGCTACCTGGTTCAGGCGGAGTCCATGGACGGAAGCCGCGACACGAGGGCGATGGCCGCGCGGGAAGCCGTCCAGCGCGCCGAGGACGCCCGGCTGATCGCGGTCCAGAAGCAGGATGCCGCGCGTGTGGCCATGGAGAAGAAGCTGAACCAGGACAAGCTCGACGAAGCGAACCGGACCGCCGCCGCGGCCGCCGCCGCCGGAGATGCCGCCCGCCAGCAGGCGCAGCGGTCCCAGGCCGAGAACGCCGGGCTGAAGGCGGAGAACGAGGGCCTCCAGTCCCGGAACGAGGATCTCCGGACCCGGCTGATGGCCGAGCTCAACGCCGTGCTTCAGACCCGCGCCACCGCCCGCGGCCTCATCGTGAGCATGTCCGGCGTCCTGTTCCAGAACGGCAAGGCGACCCTCCTGCCGGAAGCCCGCGAGAAGCTCGCGAAGATCGCCGGCATCCTCTCCACCCACAAGGGCCTGAAGATCGAGGCCGAGGGCTTCACCGACAGCAACGGCAGCGATGCGCTCAATCAGGCGCTGTCGGAAAAGCGCGCGCAGAATGCCCGGGACTACCTGGTGGAACAGGGCGTCCGAGCCGACGCCATCTCTTCCAAGGGATTCGGCAAGGGCAATCCCATCGCCACCAATGACACGGCCGCCGGCCGGCAGGAGAACCGGCGGGTGGAACTGGTCCTTTCCGGGGAAGGCCTCACGGCTTCCAAGGCCGTCGGGCTCTAGCAACGGCACGGTTCACGGGGGGCGTGGAATCCGACGATTTCACGCCCCCCGCTCCGCGTCCGGTCATCGGGCCCACGCTAGGAGGGAACCCATGCTGAGCTGGAACGGCGGCGCCTTCGAAACCGCGCTGCTGGTCGGCGGCCTGAGCGCCTCGGCCGTCGCTCTCTTCCGGACCCACAGCCTCGCGCAAAGGCCCCGTGAAGCCCGGCCTGCTTCCCTTCCCTCCTTCCTCCTTCCCGGTTGCACAGGGGATGAGATCGCCCGCGCTTCGGAGGGCCAGCTTGGCGCCCGCGGGAAGGCCCCGTGAAAGAAGCAGCGGCTCCTCAAGCGCCCTCGCATTCCCCCCCTTTCCGCCTGGAGGCCCCGTGCAGAAATCCGAAGAAGTGGCAGCGAAGTTCCTCGGCAGGTCCTATCAGGAACTGGATGACCGCGCGAAGAAGGTGGCGCGTCACGTGGCGGACCGCAGCCCCATCGCGAGAAATGTGGACGAGGAATGCGATGCGGCCACCACCCTGGGCCAGCGGGCGGCGGATGCCGTGGCGACCTTCGGCGGATCCTGGACCTTCGTCGGGTTCTTTGCGGGGTCGATGGTGCTGTGGGTGGGGATCAACGCCTTCCTCCTGTCGAAGGCCGGCAGAACCTTCGATCCCTATCCCTACATCCTGCTCAACCTCTTCCTCTCCATGCTGGCGGCGGTCCAGGCCCCGATCATCCTGATGTCGCAGAACCGGCACTCCGAGCGCGACCGGGTGAGAGCCGAGCACGACTACGAAGTCAATCTGAAGGCGGAAGTGGACATCATGCTGCTTCACAAGAAGCTCGATCTGCTGCGCGAAAAGCAGTGGGAGGAGTTGATCGAACTCCAGCGGGAACAGCTGAAACAATTGGCGGGCCTAGTCGGCACGCGGCCTGAATGAGGAGGCGCGCTTCCCCGAACCGCCCCTTTGGACCGCGTATCGCTTCCCACCGCCCCATGGGAAACTCGGCCCCGAAGCGTGTCACAGGGAAGGGGGGCCGAGAGGTGGATTCATGCCGTTCCCGGGAAGCGCCCCTTTCGGATCGGAGCCGGTTCCCCCTCCGGTGGATCCTCGCCCTCTCCCTTTGCCTCCTGGGTTCCGCCTGCGCGCGGCTGCCCAACCTGAACTACCTGAAGACGCCCCTCGCGCCCTCCCCCGCAGGCTCAGGCCCGACGCCC comes from the Geothrix sp. 21YS21S-4 genome and includes:
- a CDS encoding OmpA family protein, which gives rise to MNIWKTLPLATALLAAQAQSPSAIPMPTQDPAHMAQAQPTTVPLYRVVVVQGSAKAINYRNLKSSTEIDLLGTVLVSNASGEAKVKSKDGGIQITAKVKNLPPASSFGGEFLTYVMWGISPEGRATNLGEVLLKHGKGKVQVTEKLQSFGLIVTAEPYFAVSQPSDVVVMENAIRKDSREQFEFIDAKYELLKRGQYTLNLEPFPPMVMDEKTPFGVYQARNAVRIAQAAGAALYASDAFGKAQGYLVQAESMDGSRDTRAMAAREAVQRAEDARLIAVQKQDAARVAMEKKLNQDKLDEANRTAAAAAAAGDAARQQAQRSQAENAGLKAENEGLQSRNEDLRTRLMAELNAVLQTRATARGLIVSMSGVLFQNGKATLLPEAREKLAKIAGILSTHKGLKIEAEGFTDSNGSDALNQALSEKRAQNARDYLVEQGVRADAISSKGFGKGNPIATNDTAAGRQENRRVELVLSGEGLTASKAVGL
- a CDS encoding DUF1003 domain-containing protein; the protein is MQKSEEVAAKFLGRSYQELDDRAKKVARHVADRSPIARNVDEECDAATTLGQRAADAVATFGGSWTFVGFFAGSMVLWVGINAFLLSKAGRTFDPYPYILLNLFLSMLAAVQAPIILMSQNRHSERDRVRAEHDYEVNLKAEVDIMLLHKKLDLLREKQWEELIELQREQLKQLAGLVGTRPE
- a CDS encoding YtxH domain-containing protein — protein: MPESKPYSISPAILAFFAGAAVGAVVVALTTPRTGPEFRGDLKDLTRRAKRKAAQLADHASEAWNEVAGRTAQAGSDLKQGAADAAKDLKG